In one window of Nicotiana tabacum cultivar K326 chromosome 12, ASM71507v2, whole genome shotgun sequence DNA:
- the LOC107776797 gene encoding protein PHOSPHATE-INDUCED 1-like gives MASFIQLLVIFSLLHLSLATRQLSEPTKDEQETEMYKFHYHNGPLLTGKISINLIWYGKFKPTQRTIISDFITSLSSSTSKHATNQLSVATWWKATEKYFSLLKSKKASPLFLSLGNQILDESYSLGKSLEDKHIKQLAAKGDQKNAINIVLTAADVAVDGFCSSRCGTHGSSLSSKNTPSKGKIYKFAYIWVGNSETQCAGQCAWPFHQPIYGPQAPALVAPNNDVGSDGMVMNLASLLAGTVTNPFGNGYYQGPADAPLEAASACTGVYGSGAYPGYAGNLLVDPTTGASYNAHGTNGRKFLLPALFDPSTSSCSTLV, from the coding sequence ATGGCTTCTTTCATTCAACTTTTAGTTATTTTTTCCCTTCTTCATCTCTCTTTGGCAACAAGGCAATTATCTGAGCCAACGAAAGACGAACAAGAAACTGAGATGTATAAGTTCCATTACCACAATGGCCCTCTTCTTACTGGTAAAATCTCCATTAACCTTATTTGGTATGGCAAGTTCAAGCCTACCCAACGTACAATTATCTCAGATTTCATCACCTCCTTGTCTTCTTCCACTTCGAAACACGCTACCAACCAACTATCAGTTGCCACGTGGTGGAAAGCTACCGAGAAATATTTCAGTTTACTAAAATCCAAGAAAGCTTCTCCTTTGTTCCTCTCACTGGGTAACCAAATCTTGGACGAGAGCTATTCTTTAGGCAAATCTCTCGAAGACAAACACATCAAACAGTTAGCAGCTAAGGGTGATCAAAAGAACGCCATTAACATCGTATTAACAGCCGCTGATGTTGCAGTTGATGGGTTCTGCTCCAGCAGATGTGGGACACACGGGTCTTCTTTAAGttccaaaaataccccttcaAAGGGTAAGATTTATAAATTTGCATACATCTGGGTTGGTAATTCAGAGACTCAGTGCGCTGGTCAATGCGCCTGGCCATTTCATCAACCCATTTACGGACCACAGGCTCCAGCCTTAGTTGCACCCAACAACGATGTGGGCTCGGATGGTATGGTGATGAACTTGGCTAGCTTATTGGCTGGGACAGTAACGAACCCTTTTGGAAATGGTTACTATCAGGGACCAGCTGATGCACCATTAGAAGCTGCGTCAGCTTGCACTGGGGTTTATGGAAGTGGGGCGTACCCTGGCTATGCTGGCAATCTTTTGGTGGATCCTACTACTGGTGCTAGCTACAATGCGCATGGTACTAATGGGAGGAAGTTTTTGCTTCCTGCGTTGTTCGACCCTTCCACGTCTTCATGCTCTACTTTGGTTTAA